The genome window GTCAGCAATATCACAGAATTTTTCTTGTAATATAGTCTCTACATAATCTGCCCTTTGCTGTAATTTTTGACGTAAGCTGACGATATGCTTTTCATACTTTCCAGATTGTAGCCAGTGCAGCACAATTTCCTGTGAGATTGCGCTTGAACCGTAATCTGTTTGCATTTTTATATCCGCTAACCGCTCAATAACGGTTGTTGGACCAATTAACCATCCAATTCGAAGTCCAGGGCTTAATGTTTTCGAAACACTCCCAATATATAGGACTTGCCCGCTATCATCCATTGATTTTATGGGAGGAGTTGCCGCTTCAAAGAGCAATTCGTGATAGACGTCATCCTCAATAATAGGAATTCGAGATTGTTTACACGCTTCATAAAGCTGCTTTTTTTCAAGCGCCGTCCACACCACTCCGGTCGGATTGTTTAATGTAGGAACAGCATAAAACACAGCCTGTCTTTTTCTTTTCTTTTCAGCTAATGTTTGTGCGAGCTGTGCATCACGATGGATAGCCATCATTTGCATACCGACAGACTGAAAAGGATGAACTGAATTTAAATAAGACGTTTGTTCTTGGAATACGATAGAACCCTGTTCAAGCAGTCCAACAGCAATGAGCTGCAATGCCTGTAGTGCACCAGACACAATACAAACATTTTGGGGATTTGCATGAATCCCTCTTTTTTTCACATATTCACAAATCGCTTCTCTGAGTCTGTCACTACCCTGCGGTGATGAATAACCTAAAGCTTTCGGCTGTAAAGAAAGTTCCTTCAATGACGCTTCAATCTCAGCAGTTGGCAATAAACTTGGTGCTAGCTCTCCAGTTCCTAATCGTATGACATCATCGCGCTGCTCGTATTCATTAATTAATTGAATGGTATGATAATTCGGCTTATGAAGACTTGTGTCAATATAGGTTTGCCAATTTGGCTGGGTTTGTGTAATTAATGAATGCCAGGAATTGTGAGCTACATAAATGCCTGATCCTACCTTTGCTTCCAATATTCCTGTTGCCTTTAACTCCTCTAATGCCTGCTGAACCGTACTGCGATTTACCCCGAACTGCATAGCAAGCTGGCGTTGTGTTGGCAGCTTTGTTCCTGCTACCCAATCTCCTCGCTCTATATGCTCAGTAATCCATGTTACAATTTGTTGCTGTAATGTCATTTCGCTCTGTCTAATTGGCTTCCAGTTCATTCGTATCACCTCACACATTTCAAATTGGGTGGGTAAAAAACCATCCAATTGGTCGTTTTCTTTTAGTTATAACATAATTAGAATATTAAGTGAAAGGAGGAATTTTCCTTGGAAGCATTTCTTCATGGGATGATTTTAGCATTTGGACTTATTTTGCCCTTAGGTGTACAAAATGTCTTTGTTTTTTCTCAAGGTGCAACACAACCACATTTAGTTCGGGCCTTACCTGCCACCATAACAGCCGCGATTTGTGATACGCTCCTGATACTGCTTGCGGTATTCGGTTTATCTCTTATCGTCTTGCAATTTGAGTGGTTACGTATCGCTTTAATGAGTGTAGGTATACTTTTCTTACTTTATATGGGCTATACAATTTGGCGTTCAAATCCGGCAACTGCCGATAATAACGAAGCACTTCCTATCAAAAAACAAATATTATTCGCGCTCTCTGTATCTCTCTTAAATCCACATGCCATTTTGGACACTATAGGCGTTATTGGGACGAGTGCTTTAAAATATAGTGGCACGGAGCAAATCTTGTTTACTGCTGCATGCGTTTTGATTTCTTGGTTGTGGTTTATCGGTCTCACAATTGCTGGAGCTTCATTG of Lysinibacillus agricola contains these proteins:
- a CDS encoding PLP-dependent aminotransferase family protein, whose translation is MNWKPIRQSEMTLQQQIVTWITEHIERGDWVAGTKLPTQRQLAMQFGVNRSTVQQALEELKATGILEAKVGSGIYVAHNSWHSLITQTQPNWQTYIDTSLHKPNYHTIQLINEYEQRDDVIRLGTGELAPSLLPTAEIEASLKELSLQPKALGYSSPQGSDRLREAICEYVKKRGIHANPQNVCIVSGALQALQLIAVGLLEQGSIVFQEQTSYLNSVHPFQSVGMQMMAIHRDAQLAQTLAEKKRKRQAVFYAVPTLNNPTGVVWTALEKKQLYEACKQSRIPIIEDDVYHELLFEAATPPIKSMDDSGQVLYIGSVSKTLSPGLRIGWLIGPTTVIERLADIKMQTDYGSSAISQEIVLHWLQSGKYEKHIVSLRQKLQQRADYVETILQEKFCDIADWYKPKGGFYIWLKFHEPIVDKELFIKLLQRQVLINPGYIYNPQDTQHIRLSYAYATYEELETGLKNLFEIVKKDT
- a CDS encoding LysE/ArgO family amino acid transporter produces the protein MEAFLHGMILAFGLILPLGVQNVFVFSQGATQPHLVRALPATITAAICDTLLILLAVFGLSLIVLQFEWLRIALMSVGILFLLYMGYTIWRSNPATADNNEALPIKKQILFALSVSLLNPHAILDTIGVIGTSALKYSGTEQILFTAACVLISWLWFIGLTIAGASLKKLDSSGKLMNIFNKCSAIFIWATALYLLSGLL